A window of the Lactuca sativa cultivar Salinas chromosome 5, Lsat_Salinas_v11, whole genome shotgun sequence genome harbors these coding sequences:
- the LOC111887280 gene encoding uncharacterized protein At4g15545 isoform X2 yields the protein MLAKESLPSSFDLPNEVLEVLPSDPFQQLDVARKITSLALSTRVSALESESSDLRQQLTERDAFIADLHSQLDSLDSSLSQNLQKLSLADQEKENLLRENASLLETVNKLKRDVTKLESFRKTLMMSLQDEEGSSTTGPPVVAGNVQNHSSISSQTFSGDEETMPPSSTSSIKSQTSDIPNSYHDEPVKEASRPRIPPSLLLASQTTTPRLTPPGSPPTLSASASPTRTPKPVSPRRHSIAITSSRPFNDDNKSSVFSSANSTPYGSMSGRTRVDGKEFFRQVRSRLSYEQFAAFLANVKELNSQKQSKEETLRKADEIFGPDNKDLYVILEGLITRNFH from the exons ATGTTGGCGAAAGAATCGCTTCCTTCGAGCTTCGATCTTCCAAACGAGGTCTTGGAGGTTTTACCTTCTGATCCATTTCAGCAGCTCGATGTCGCTCGCAAAATCACCTCTCTCGCTCTCTCCACTCGTGTCTCTGCCCTTGAATCAGAGTCCTCCGACCTCCGGCAGCAGCTCACCGAGAGAGACGCTTTCATCGCCGACCTTCACTCTCAGCTTGATTCCCTTGACTCTTCTCTGTCTCAAAATCTCCAAAAACTGTCCCTTGCCGATCAGGAAAAG GAAAATCTGTTGAGAGAGAATGCGTCGCTGTTGGAAACTGTTAATAAGCTCAAGCGTGATGTTACTAAG TTGGAGAGCTTTAGGAAGACTCTCATGATGTCACTTCAAGATGAAGAAGGAAGTTCG ACAACAGGTCCTCCCGTTGTTGCAGGCAATGTCCAAAACCATTCAAGCATATCATCTCAAACGTTTTCTGGAG ACGAGGAAACCATGCCACCTTCAAGCACTTCATCGATCAAGAGCCAGACCTCAGACATACCAAATTCATATCACGATGAACCTGTGAAGGAAG CCTCAAGGCCTCGCATACCACCAAGCCTTTTGTTAGCATCCCAAACAACCACACCTCGGCTTACACCTCCTGGGTCCCCACCAACTCTCTCAGCATCTGCTTCCCCAACAAGAACACCAAAGCCAGTTTCTCCAAGAAGACACTCCATTGCTATTACATCCTCACGACCATTTAATGATGACAACAAATCTTCCGTTTTTTCATCTGCAAACTCAACCCCATATGGCTCGATGTCag GAAGGACTCGAGTAGATGGTAAAGAATTTTTCAGACAAGTCAG GAGCCGATTGTCATACGAGCAATTTGCTGCATTTTTAGCAAATGTGAAGGAGTTAAACTCTCAAAAGCAATCAAAGGAG GAGACTTTAAGGAAAGCGGATGAAATTTTTGGACCAGACAACAAGGACCTTTATGTTATATTGGAAGGGTTAATCACTCGTAACTTCCATTGA
- the LOC111887280 gene encoding uncharacterized protein At4g15545 isoform X1 produces the protein MLAKESLPSSFDLPNEVLEVLPSDPFQQLDVARKITSLALSTRVSALESESSDLRQQLTERDAFIADLHSQLDSLDSSLSQNLQKLSLADQEKENLLRENASLLETVNKLKRDVTKLESFRKTLMMSLQDEEGSSTTGPPVVAGNVQNHSSISSQTFSGEDEETMPPSSTSSIKSQTSDIPNSYHDEPVKEASRPRIPPSLLLASQTTTPRLTPPGSPPTLSASASPTRTPKPVSPRRHSIAITSSRPFNDDNKSSVFSSANSTPYGSMSGRTRVDGKEFFRQVRSRLSYEQFAAFLANVKELNSQKQSKEETLRKADEIFGPDNKDLYVILEGLITRNFH, from the exons ATGTTGGCGAAAGAATCGCTTCCTTCGAGCTTCGATCTTCCAAACGAGGTCTTGGAGGTTTTACCTTCTGATCCATTTCAGCAGCTCGATGTCGCTCGCAAAATCACCTCTCTCGCTCTCTCCACTCGTGTCTCTGCCCTTGAATCAGAGTCCTCCGACCTCCGGCAGCAGCTCACCGAGAGAGACGCTTTCATCGCCGACCTTCACTCTCAGCTTGATTCCCTTGACTCTTCTCTGTCTCAAAATCTCCAAAAACTGTCCCTTGCCGATCAGGAAAAG GAAAATCTGTTGAGAGAGAATGCGTCGCTGTTGGAAACTGTTAATAAGCTCAAGCGTGATGTTACTAAG TTGGAGAGCTTTAGGAAGACTCTCATGATGTCACTTCAAGATGAAGAAGGAAGTTCG ACAACAGGTCCTCCCGTTGTTGCAGGCAATGTCCAAAACCATTCAAGCATATCATCTCAAACGTTTTCTGGAG AAGACGAGGAAACCATGCCACCTTCAAGCACTTCATCGATCAAGAGCCAGACCTCAGACATACCAAATTCATATCACGATGAACCTGTGAAGGAAG CCTCAAGGCCTCGCATACCACCAAGCCTTTTGTTAGCATCCCAAACAACCACACCTCGGCTTACACCTCCTGGGTCCCCACCAACTCTCTCAGCATCTGCTTCCCCAACAAGAACACCAAAGCCAGTTTCTCCAAGAAGACACTCCATTGCTATTACATCCTCACGACCATTTAATGATGACAACAAATCTTCCGTTTTTTCATCTGCAAACTCAACCCCATATGGCTCGATGTCag GAAGGACTCGAGTAGATGGTAAAGAATTTTTCAGACAAGTCAG GAGCCGATTGTCATACGAGCAATTTGCTGCATTTTTAGCAAATGTGAAGGAGTTAAACTCTCAAAAGCAATCAAAGGAG GAGACTTTAAGGAAAGCGGATGAAATTTTTGGACCAGACAACAAGGACCTTTATGTTATATTGGAAGGGTTAATCACTCGTAACTTCCATTGA